GTTGTCAGCGAGAACCTGGATAATTTTCATTCTAATGTCTCCATTGGCTAGCGTTAGTGTGCCAATATTTTTGCTTATTACGGCATATGTTTGCCGCCATTTGTATCCCAAGGCTCAGTTTTGTCCCCCCTTGAGGGGGCACGTGGCACCCAAAGTGCCTGCGTGATTCAACTGAGATGTCTAGGATTATAACGGTGATATGGGTTATGCGGAATCTTTACAGGGTTCATTCGATTTCCACCTAATAAAACCTGTCCAGACTCGCTAGATAGACGATTCCAGGTAATTTTGATTTATTTAATAAGCATTAGTGGTGATAAGGTTGGCTCAGGTTCACCATTAGCGCGTACAATGTATCGGTTGGCTGTAGATGACAATATAAACCTAAATTAAAGGAGAGAAAGGATATGCTAAGAATTTTATTGTTGGTTGTAATCGTTGGTTTTACGCTCACTGCTTGCAGCGGGGAAGACCTTGATAAGGTGAAGGATGCTGGTAAGGCGACGATGGATAAAGCGGGTGAAATGGCTGGCGATGTGGTCGATGGCGCTAAAGATATGGGTGAAGCGGCTATGGACAAAGGCGCCGAAATGGTCGATGACGGTAAAGAAATGGTAGGTGATGCGGTTGATGCCACTATGGATAAAGGTGCCGAGATGATGGAAGACGGTAAGGAAATGGGTACGGAGGCGATGGACAAAGGTGCCGAGATGATGGAAGACGGCAAGGAGATGGGTGCGAAGGCAGTTGACGGTTAGTCATCGTAAAAATCTTTAATTTTTTTAAAAGGGGCGGTTGATACCGCCCCTTTTAATATGTCTGTTGTTAGTCACGAAAATTATTATATTGCAGCGGAAGCCCAATATCTGATTCGCGCAGCATCTGCATAATCGATTGCAGGTCATCACGTTTTTTACCAGTGACACGGACTTGTTCACCCTGGATGGATGCTTGTACTTTGATTTTGCTGTCTTTAATCAGCTTAACAAGTTTTTTGGCTGTGACGGTATCAACACCTTGTTTTAAAATAAGTGTTTGCCGTGCACGCTGATTAGAGCTTTCAACTTTGCCCGCATCGAGTACGGCAACATCAATGCCGCGCTTGGCTATTTTCAGGTGCAAAATGTCACGCATCTGATCAAGTTGAAACTCATTGGCTGCTTCTAGTTTTATATTGCTGTCTTGGTGCTCGGCCGAGGCATCGCTGCCTTTGAAATCATAACGTGTGCTGACTTCGCGATTGACCTGATCAAGCGCATTAGAGAGTTCGTGCATATCAATTTCAGAAACTACATCAAACGATGGCATATCTCACCTTATCTGTTGGTTAGAGGTTTTTTTAGCCTCTTAGTAGAGTTTTCTCGGCCTGATCCAGCGCTTCAGAAGAACCCTGTAATACTAGTGCATCGCCAGCTTGAAGTACCATATCTGGATTTGGTGGCGTGAATTTTTCACGGCCACGGCGTACGGTATTTAAAGATAACTGGTCTGTCAATAAGTTAAGCTTAGCAATTTTATGGCCAATGGCATGGCTACCAGGAGGCAATACTACGGTATGTTTACGTTCACGGCTGGCATCTTCTATAGCATTAAGTTTATCACCACTAAAGACCTGCCGTAAGCGTTGGTATTTATTGCTGCGAGCATTTTTCACTAAGCGTTTAACTTCGTCTTCATCAATATCAAGCAGGCGTAATAAATGACTTGCTAGCATCATGCTTGCCTCCAGCGCATCGGGGATAACTTCCGAGGCGCCTGCTTGTTCCAGAGACTCCAGGTGTTCGTCGTGTCTTGTTCTAACGATAATAGGAATATCGTTATGATGGCGCCTGACACTTTCAACAATACGGGTCGCGGTATGGAAATCATCAAAGGTGATGACGAGTGCTTTGGCACGCTTGATACCGGCTGCACTAAGCATATCGTGATGTGTCGCATCACCAAAGTAAACCGACTCACCCGCTTCCCATGTTTCTTTGATGACGCTTGGGTTGGTGTCGAAGCCGACATAGGCAATATTTTCTTCTTTAAGAAAGCTGGCCAAATTTTGACCAATACGGCCAAAACCACAGAGAATGACATGGTCTGATAAGTCGCTGCATGCATGACTGATGCGTGTGGTTTTTAGTTGTCGGCCTTTGAGGTATGAGTTTCGAAATAGCCATTTTGCTAATTTACCATTATAGCGAATTAATATTGGCGCCAGTGCCATACTTAAAATAAGTGCTGCAAGAATGGGTTGGCTTTCATCGTTGGTGAGTAAATTTTGCTGTAGTGACAAGGTCAGCAGTGCAAAACCAAATTCACTGCCATGCGCCAGCACTAAAGCGGTGCGAAAGGCGACGCCATTCTCATAGCCCATTGCTCGCACAAGCAGTGCGACCAATAAACCCTTGATAAAAATCAGCCCGACGACAATCAGTGAAATCCAAAGCCAGTGTTCAAGCACACTGGTAATACTTAGCAAACCACCGACACTAATAAAAAACAAACCCATTAAAATATCGCGAAACGGTCGTATCTCAGCTTCAATTTGATGACGATATTCAGTTTCTCCTAGCATCATCCCGGCAAGGAAGGCGCCAAGGGCCAGCGACAAGCCAAGTGATGCGGTAGCGGCAGCAGCGGTTAGCGCAATCAACAAGGTTGTCAGGGTGAATAATTCTGAAGACTTAGCGGCAGAGACGGCATGAAAGACAGGCCTTAGGGCATAACGCCCGACGCCATACATAATGGCAAACGCCAAGGCACCTTTTGCTAGAGCAATAAGCAATGCCACGCTGATATTTTGGCTACCATCGCTGGCTAAAATAGGAATAATGATAAGAAATGGCACAACGGCAATGTCTTGAAAAAGCAATACGCTAATCGACAGGCGGCCATGGCGTGACTGCATTTCCAGTTGTTCGTTGAGTTGCTTACCGACCAGTGCGGTTGATGATAACGCCAGGATGGCGCCTATAATTAATGATGCTTCCCATGATATGCCGGTAAAGTAGGCAATAATGCCGCCGACGGTCACTGAGATAATAACTTGAGCGCCACCGAGACCAAGCACTGCAGTGCGCATAGCGACAAGTTGTGAAATGGAAAACTCAAGACCGATGGTAAAGAGCAGAAAGACTACGCCGATTTCAGCCATCAAGTGAATAGCATCGCCTTCGGGTAGCCAACCCAGTGCGTAGGGGCCAGATATTACACCAACAAACAAATAGCCAATAATGGGTGACAGATTAAAACGACGTAAGGTGGCGACGGCGATCACCGATAGCGCCATTAAAATCAGTATGTCGAGAAAAATTGAATGTTGTTCCATGCTTAAAAAACATCGTTGCTATGATGCGTGTGCCTCTTATCTATCTCAATAAACAGCGGGCAGAAAAATGTAAGATCAAGACTGCATTAGCTATACCAAATATAGCAGTTTATGATAATTAATGTGGCATATGATTTTTTGTTGGACATTTCCTTGCGGTAGGAGTATTAAAATAAGTTGTGCGATATTGTGTACGACTAATGTCACTAGAGTACTTTTAGTAAGGAGGTGTGTATGGCTATTGCAATAACACTTCGAGATTATCTCGACTGTACGGGTGTTCGCTATGGAGTGGTTGATCATCCTTATTCCATTACCAGTATGCAGACGGCGCGAGTCACCCATATCCATGGCAAGCAGCTAGCCAAAGCCGTGGTTTTGCAAGATAGTGAACATTATATTGTTGCAGTGCTACCAGCAGATAAACGGATTCAATTGGGCAAGCTGCGACGTAAGTATCAACGTGTTTTAAGTTTGGCGACAGAAGAAGATGTTGAGCGCTTGTTTTTTGATTGCGCGCCAGGGGCGGCCCCAGCCTTGGGTAAGGCCTATGGTGTCGAGGTGATTTATGACGATAGCATTGCCGATAGTGAAGATATCTATTTTGAAGGTGGCACGCACACAGATTTAGTGCATCTCAGGACAGATGACTTTATAAATCTGTTGAGCGATGCCACACACGGTAATTTTTGTCGCACTGCATAAGACCGGGTAATGGGCGTTATTATAGAAGCGATAGGCAATGGGTACATTTAATGTTCTAAGTATTAAATGAGATTAAATGAGTTTTCGCGTGTTGATTGTGTAATTAAACACTTAGTTTTGATACTATAATTTGCTGGTTATTCTGAGACGATAGTCCTATGCCTGAATCTGATCTCAACATTTTACTAACGCAATTGCACAAGAAGTTGAATGACGTGCAAGGAGCGCAAAGTATTGATGGCGAAGCACACCGTATGCTCGGTATTGTTTCGCAAGATATTGCTGTTGTTCTGGGACGTCACTCGGCGTCATCAGGAAAAAATGAACAAGCGAGTATCGGCAGCCACAGTCTGAAGAGAATGGCAGTTGAGTTTGAGGCCGAGCACCCTCGTTTAGCGCATACCTTGAATGACGTTGCCGATTCGCTAGCAAAAATAGGTATTTAGCGAGCCTTTGATTGATAAATTCGTATTGCAGGCTGAATAAGAGGTTGCTTGGGTTTATATGCTACGAATTTTATTTCTGATTGCATTTAATATTTCTCTATCTGCTTGCAGTAATTTTAGTCAGCCTGGTGCTGCCATTACTGAACAGCAACTTGCTGGTCATGAGACGTTGAGCATTGATACGCTTACCGTAAAAGTTACTGAACAAGGTGATCTGACGGCGACTATGGAGTTGGCGCGACGCTATGCGTTAGGTGATGGAGTTGAGCAGAATGGTGAAACGGCACTGCGTCTATACCAGGTCGTAATAAAATCAGATTATGACTATAACGTGCTTTCGGGATACACAGCGATTGCGCAAACACGAATCGGTAGGCTCTATCTGGATGGGGTGTCGCCAATTAAGCAAGATTTTATCGAAGCTTTTTTGTGGTTTGATCGTGTTATTAACCGCCACGGTCAACATGTTAGCGTCGATAACGAAGCTGTCTTACGCTATCATAATTTTGCACGACTTAATATGACCGATGCCGAACGTGTTGAGTTGAAGCGTCGTTTAAAGCAAAGCCCGTAAATCGTCCGTAAATCTCTAGTAGGCTACGATTTTAAGGTCTTAATTATCGCGGCAGATGCGCTGGCTTTTTCACGTGCGATATGTGTCGCATCTGCTTGGGTAAGAACAACCCCCATACGCCGCTTAATGAAGGATTCTGGTTTGCCAAAAAGTCTTATATCCGTGCCCGGTGTTATAAGCGCTTTATCAATATTGGCAAAGCTAATGCCTGGTTCATTCATGCCGCCATAAATCACTGCACTGGCGCCAGGGTTGCGTAGCTCGGTATTAACGGGCAGGCCTAATATTGCACGGGCATGCAGCTCAAACTCGTTTTGCCATTGTGTCATCATCGTGACCATGCCCGTGTCATGCGGGCGAGGACTGACTTCTGAAAACCACACATTGTCACCATGAATAAATAGTTCGACACCAAAGAGGCCGCGCCCACCCAGATTATCGGTCACAGCCTTAGCAATATTTTTTGATTTTTCTAATGCTTTGGCAGATATCGCTTGTGGTTGCCAACTCTCGACATAATCACCGTCTTTTTGTATGTGGCCAATAGGCTTGCAAAAATGGGTTTCTATTTCTCCTTCAGCGTTGGTTGCACGAACAGTCAATAGAGTGATTTCAAAATCGAAATCAATCATTTCCTCAACAATAACCTTGCCTTTGCTGACACGGCCGCCCTCCATAGCATTATTCCAGGCCTGGTTTATTGCTTTAGAGTCTTTGACTAATGATTGTCCCTTGCCTGATGATGACATAACAGGTTTAACCAGGCAGGGATAGCCAATGCCACCATCAATGGCCATATGTAGTTCATTGACGCTGCTGGCGAAACTATAGCGTGATGTTGGCAGTTCAAGTGTTTCTGCTGCCAGGCGACGGATTCCCTCACGATTCATTGTTAGCTGTACCGCCCGTGCAGAAGGAATAACCTCGGCTAAACCCTGTGCTTCAATGTCGGCCAGTGCATCGGTGGCAATAGCTTCAATCTCAGGCACAATGAGATGCGGTTTTTCTTGTGCAACTAATTTTTTAAGTGCCAGGCCATCGGTCATATCAATAACGTGGGCGCGATGAGCGACTTGGTGACCGGGCGCATTGGCATAACGGTCTACTGCAATTACTTCGACGCCCAGTCGTTGCAAGGCAATAATGACTTCCTTGCCCAGCTCGCCAGCGCCAAGTAACATGACACGAATAGCAGAAGGTGTAAGCGGTGTACCGATAATCATCGTTTGCAGAGCCCTTTTCACAATAGGAGCGAATACAGCTTAGTGTACGTGCAAGCGTCTTATTAATCCAAGGGTGCAATGCATAGTTTGCGTATGCGCAATCAGCGAGGGTATAAGTCAATGGAAAAAGTAAAAAAAACAGAGCATGAGTGGCGCAGTGTTTTAACTGATGAACAGTTTC
This window of the Gammaproteobacteria bacterium genome carries:
- a CDS encoding YajQ family cyclic di-GMP-binding protein, with protein sequence MPSFDVVSEIDMHELSNALDQVNREVSTRYDFKGSDASAEHQDSNIKLEAANEFQLDQMRDILHLKIAKRGIDVAVLDAGKVESSNQRARQTLILKQGVDTVTAKKLVKLIKDSKIKVQASIQGEQVRVTGKKRDDLQSIMQMLRESDIGLPLQYNNFRD
- a CDS encoding cation:proton antiporter, translated to MEQHSIFLDILILMALSVIAVATLRRFNLSPIIGYLFVGVISGPYALGWLPEGDAIHLMAEIGVVFLLFTIGLEFSISQLVAMRTAVLGLGGAQVIISVTVGGIIAYFTGISWEASLIIGAILALSSTALVGKQLNEQLEMQSRHGRLSISVLLFQDIAVVPFLIIIPILASDGSQNISVALLIALAKGALAFAIMYGVGRYALRPVFHAVSAAKSSELFTLTTLLIALTAAAATASLGLSLALGAFLAGMMLGETEYRHQIEAEIRPFRDILMGLFFISVGGLLSITSVLEHWLWISLIVVGLIFIKGLLVALLVRAMGYENGVAFRTALVLAHGSEFGFALLTLSLQQNLLTNDESQPILAALILSMALAPILIRYNGKLAKWLFRNSYLKGRQLKTTRISHACSDLSDHVILCGFGRIGQNLASFLKEENIAYVGFDTNPSVIKETWEAGESVYFGDATHHDMLSAAGIKRAKALVITFDDFHTATRIVESVRRHHNDIPIIVRTRHDEHLESLEQAGASEVIPDALEASMMLASHLLRLLDIDEDEVKRLVKNARSNKYQRLRQVFSGDKLNAIEDASRERKHTVVLPPGSHAIGHKIAKLNLLTDQLSLNTVRRGREKFTPPNPDMVLQAGDALVLQGSSEALDQAEKTLLRG
- a CDS encoding YbaK/EbsC family protein; translation: MAIAITLRDYLDCTGVRYGVVDHPYSITSMQTARVTHIHGKQLAKAVVLQDSEHYIVAVLPADKRIQLGKLRRKYQRVLSLATEEDVERLFFDCAPGAAPALGKAYGVEVIYDDSIADSEDIYFEGGTHTDLVHLRTDDFINLLSDATHGNFCRTA
- a CDS encoding DUF4404 family protein, whose protein sequence is MPESDLNILLTQLHKKLNDVQGAQSIDGEAHRMLGIVSQDIAVVLGRHSASSGKNEQASIGSHSLKRMAVEFEAEHPRLAHTLNDVADSLAKIGI
- a CDS encoding sel1 repeat family protein — protein: MLRILFLIAFNISLSACSNFSQPGAAITEQQLAGHETLSIDTLTVKVTEQGDLTATMELARRYALGDGVEQNGETALRLYQVVIKSDYDYNVLSGYTAIAQTRIGRLYLDGVSPIKQDFIEAFLWFDRVINRHGQHVSVDNEAVLRYHNFARLNMTDAERVELKRRLKQSP
- the purT gene encoding formate-dependent phosphoribosylglycinamide formyltransferase — protein: MIIGTPLTPSAIRVMLLGAGELGKEVIIALQRLGVEVIAVDRYANAPGHQVAHRAHVIDMTDGLALKKLVAQEKPHLIVPEIEAIATDALADIEAQGLAEVIPSARAVQLTMNREGIRRLAAETLELPTSRYSFASSVNELHMAIDGGIGYPCLVKPVMSSSGKGQSLVKDSKAINQAWNNAMEGGRVSKGKVIVEEMIDFDFEITLLTVRATNAEGEIETHFCKPIGHIQKDGDYVESWQPQAISAKALEKSKNIAKAVTDNLGGRGLFGVELFIHGDNVWFSEVSPRPHDTGMVTMMTQWQNEFELHARAILGLPVNTELRNPGASAVIYGGMNEPGISFANIDKALITPGTDIRLFGKPESFIKRRMGVVLTQADATHIAREKASASAAIIKTLKS